The Chloroflexota bacterium genome includes a window with the following:
- the radC gene encoding DNA repair protein RadC → MNAPPLDLRVQTPYELPKLKLRPLREQPAYRVANNPTACNLLELLAAVVGGARQIEIAEELLQRFKGLTGLYRANIAEIAAVPGIGQRTAASLVASLELGKRLAMDVPEEPPAIHSPADAARLVQHEMSVLEQEHLRVIVLNTRNRVLDIVEVYKGSLNSAQIRVAEIFRPAIRLNAAAIIVVHNHPSGSADPSPDDVAVTRSIVEAGKNLDITLLDHIIIGRAPGKHWVSLKERQLGFDSVREKRSRYQAAESARPYEMPYRIIEALPDEYVLFPEDATQDTWHLFIDAFATQRCPACKGKGCDFNLRPCWACGGRGAC, encoded by the coding sequence ATGAACGCCCCTCCGTTGGATCTCCGGGTCCAAACCCCCTATGAATTACCCAAACTGAAACTGCGTCCGTTACGAGAGCAGCCCGCCTATCGTGTTGCCAATAACCCCACGGCCTGTAACCTGCTCGAATTGCTGGCGGCTGTCGTCGGCGGCGCCCGGCAGATCGAGATCGCCGAGGAATTGCTGCAACGCTTCAAAGGCCTCACCGGCCTGTACCGGGCCAATATCGCCGAGATTGCCGCGGTACCCGGCATCGGCCAGCGCACGGCGGCTTCGCTGGTAGCCTCCCTGGAACTGGGCAAACGCCTGGCGATGGACGTACCGGAAGAACCGCCGGCGATCCACAGCCCGGCGGACGCTGCCCGGCTGGTGCAGCACGAAATGAGCGTGTTGGAACAGGAACACCTGCGTGTGATCGTGCTCAATACCCGCAACCGGGTTCTGGATATCGTCGAGGTCTACAAAGGCAGTCTGAACAGCGCCCAAATCCGGGTAGCCGAAATCTTCCGGCCCGCCATCCGTCTCAATGCCGCGGCGATCATTGTCGTTCATAACCACCCCAGCGGGTCGGCAGACCCGAGTCCCGACGACGTCGCCGTCACAAGGTCCATCGTCGAGGCCGGAAAAAACCTGGACATCACGCTGCTCGACCACATCATTATCGGCCGGGCGCCTGGCAAGCATTGGGTATCGTTGAAAGAACGACAATTAGGCTTTGACAGTGTGCGAGAAAAACGTTCCCGCTACCAGGCCGCAGAAAGCGCGCGCCCATACGAAATGCCCTACCGGATCATCGAAGCCTTGCCCGATGAATATGTACTCTTTCCTGAAGATGCTACGCAGGACACCTGGCATCTTTTCATCGATGCCTTCGCAACACAGCGCTGCCCGGCTTGCAAAGGCAAGGGCTGTGATTTTAACCTACGCCCTTGCTGGGCTTGCGGCGGGCGAGGGGCATGCTGA